One Micromonospora sp. FIMYZ51 genomic window carries:
- a CDS encoding AI-2E family transporter yields MVQDEAKQSAPDAAGSDEKAEQATSAPAAAAPAVPAQRPGAEESTVGGDAGRFGTPGRPLRRNSFLVGFTGALGVLLAYAVYLGLRNAAGILVLVVIALFLAVGLHPAVVRLRSLGLPRGLAVTVVVLIMLALLCAGVLALVPPIVTQTGQFIEQLPSYLETLRRNETINDLVVRFDLMRRAQEAASADVVGRALGGVLGGAQLVFGTVFRVLTVLVLTIYFLVYFDRMRDLGYALVPRSRRERVQLIGDEILTKVGAYMVGALTIAVLAGAVAFVFALAVGLPYPFALAVVVAVTDLIPQIGATLGAVVVSLVGFATSPSVGIACVAFFVVYQQIENYLVYPKIMRRSVQVNEVAALVAALLGVSLLGVIGALIAIPTVAAIQLILREVVIPRQDAR; encoded by the coding sequence ATGGTTCAGGACGAGGCGAAGCAGTCGGCGCCGGACGCGGCCGGCAGCGACGAGAAGGCGGAGCAGGCCACCTCGGCGCCTGCGGCAGCCGCCCCGGCAGTGCCGGCACAGCGCCCGGGTGCCGAGGAGAGCACGGTGGGCGGGGACGCCGGCCGGTTCGGCACTCCCGGGCGTCCGCTGCGGCGCAACAGCTTTCTGGTCGGCTTCACCGGTGCGCTGGGCGTACTGCTCGCGTACGCCGTCTATCTGGGCCTGCGTAACGCGGCCGGGATCCTGGTCCTGGTGGTCATCGCGTTGTTCCTCGCGGTGGGCCTGCACCCGGCGGTGGTCCGGCTGCGGTCCTTGGGGCTGCCGCGCGGGCTGGCCGTGACGGTCGTCGTGCTGATCATGCTGGCGCTGCTCTGCGCCGGGGTGCTGGCTCTGGTGCCGCCGATCGTGACGCAGACCGGGCAGTTCATCGAACAACTGCCGAGCTACCTGGAGACGCTGCGGCGCAACGAGACCATCAACGACCTGGTCGTACGCTTCGACCTGATGCGCCGTGCGCAGGAGGCGGCAAGCGCGGACGTGGTCGGCCGCGCGCTGGGGGGCGTGCTCGGCGGCGCCCAGTTGGTGTTCGGCACGGTGTTCCGGGTGCTGACCGTGCTGGTGCTGACCATCTACTTCCTGGTCTACTTCGATCGGATGCGCGATCTCGGCTACGCGCTGGTCCCCCGGTCCCGGCGCGAGCGGGTGCAACTGATCGGCGACGAGATCCTCACCAAGGTCGGGGCGTACATGGTCGGGGCGCTTACCATCGCGGTGCTGGCCGGCGCGGTCGCGTTCGTCTTCGCGCTCGCGGTCGGCCTGCCGTACCCGTTCGCGCTGGCGGTGGTGGTCGCGGTGACCGACCTCATCCCGCAGATCGGCGCGACGCTCGGCGCGGTGGTCGTCAGCCTGGTCGGCTTCGCCACCAGCCCGTCCGTCGGCATCGCCTGCGTGGCCTTCTTCGTGGTCTACCAGCAGATCGAGAACTACCTCGTCTACCCCAAGATCATGAGAAGGTCGGTGCAGGTCAACGAGGTCGCCGCGCTTGTCGCCGCGCTGCTCGGGGTCTCCCTGCTGGGCGTGATCGGCGCGCTCATCGCCATCCCGACCGTGGCCGCCATCCAGCTCATTCTGCGCGAGGTGGTGATCCCCCGTCAGGACGCCCGCTGA
- a CDS encoding alpha/beta hydrolase, translating into MSRTIRASSILPGHREDIELHTADGLRLVGELARPVDREPAATLVCLHPLPTHGGMMDSHVFRKAAWRLPALADVAVLRFNTRGTSSVRGTSEGAFDSAVGERFDVAAAIEYAEFHELPDIWLLGWSFGTDLVLKYGCDPAVTGAILLSPPLRFSAPADLTHWAESGKPLTALVPEFDDYLRPEQARERFAAVPQAEVVGVPGAKHLWVGDAETVLDEVVRRINPAVPVPLPTTWDGPMETGDASAYADRTVAAFADVPVTGPQQRQAE; encoded by the coding sequence ATGAGCAGAACCATCCGCGCGTCCTCGATACTGCCCGGCCACCGTGAGGATATCGAGCTGCACACCGCGGACGGCCTGCGTCTGGTCGGTGAGCTGGCCCGACCGGTCGACCGGGAGCCGGCGGCCACCCTGGTCTGCCTGCACCCGCTGCCCACCCATGGCGGGATGATGGACAGCCACGTCTTCCGCAAGGCGGCCTGGCGGCTGCCCGCCCTGGCCGACGTGGCGGTGCTCCGGTTCAACACGCGCGGCACCAGCAGCGTGCGCGGCACCAGCGAGGGTGCCTTCGACTCGGCCGTCGGTGAGCGCTTCGACGTGGCCGCCGCCATCGAGTACGCCGAGTTCCACGAGTTGCCCGACATCTGGCTGCTCGGCTGGTCGTTCGGCACCGACCTGGTGCTCAAGTACGGCTGCGACCCGGCGGTGACCGGGGCGATCCTGCTCTCTCCGCCGCTGCGCTTCTCCGCGCCGGCCGACCTGACCCACTGGGCGGAGTCCGGCAAGCCGCTGACCGCGCTGGTGCCGGAGTTCGACGACTACCTGCGCCCGGAGCAGGCCCGTGAGCGGTTCGCCGCGGTGCCGCAGGCCGAGGTGGTCGGGGTGCCGGGCGCGAAGCACCTCTGGGTGGGCGATGCCGAGACCGTACTCGACGAGGTGGTCCGGCGGATCAACCCGGCGGTGCCGGTGCCGCTCCCCACCACCTGGGACGGCCCGATGGAGACCGGCGACGCCAGCGCGTACGCCGACCGCACGGTGGCCGCCTTCGCGGACGTCCCGGTGACCGGCCCGCAACAGCGTCAGGCCGAGTAG
- a CDS encoding 3-hydroxybutyryl-CoA dehydrogenase: MAREFTSVGVVGLGTMGAGIVEVFARNGVNVVAVEISEAALDRGRSNLTGSTDRAVARGKLTEADRDALLGRITFAVGLDALRPVDLVIEAVPERLDIKQRLFAELDRVCRPEAVLATNTSSLSVTEISVATARPSQVVGLHFFNPAPVMKLVEVVRTVVTSADVVADVEALCGRLGKVDVTISDRAGFIANALLFGYLNHAVDMVEARYASREDIDAAMKLGAGLPMGPLALLDLIGLDTAYEILDTMYRRGGRDRRHAPVPLLRQMVTAGLLGRKSGRGFYTYERPGSPKVVPDEQTPNPAQAAAAEARGIAKVGVVGSGARAAGLIEVFTKAGYEVVSVAPEATLEPLADVDLVIEAVAEELAAKKALFASLDETCKPGVVLATTTSSLPVIEVAMATQRPADVLGLHFLDPAPTTPLVEIVRTIRTSAQTAATARAVCAALGKTGVTCGDRAGFIVNALLFPYLNDAVRMLEANYSTVDDIDHAMKLGCAYPTGPFELLDAVGLDVALDIQRKLYLESREPGLAPAPLLEHLVTAGHLGQKTGRGFR; this comes from the coding sequence ATGGCACGTGAGTTCACAAGCGTGGGTGTGGTGGGTCTGGGCACCATGGGTGCCGGGATCGTCGAGGTCTTCGCGCGCAACGGCGTGAACGTGGTCGCGGTGGAGATCTCCGAGGCGGCCCTGGACCGCGGGCGGAGCAACCTGACCGGCTCCACGGACCGGGCGGTGGCCCGGGGCAAGCTCACCGAGGCCGATCGGGATGCGCTGCTGGGCCGGATCACCTTCGCCGTCGGGCTGGACGCGCTGCGCCCGGTGGATCTGGTGATCGAGGCGGTGCCCGAGCGCCTCGACATCAAGCAGCGGCTCTTCGCCGAGCTGGACCGGGTCTGCCGACCGGAGGCCGTCCTCGCCACCAACACCTCGTCGCTAAGCGTCACCGAGATCTCCGTGGCCACCGCCCGACCCAGCCAGGTCGTCGGGCTGCACTTCTTCAACCCGGCACCGGTGATGAAGCTGGTCGAGGTCGTGCGTACGGTGGTCACCTCCGCCGACGTGGTGGCCGACGTGGAGGCGCTCTGCGGGCGTCTCGGCAAGGTCGACGTGACCATCAGCGACCGGGCCGGGTTCATCGCCAACGCGCTGCTGTTCGGCTACCTCAACCATGCCGTCGACATGGTCGAGGCCCGGTACGCCAGCCGCGAGGACATCGACGCGGCGATGAAGCTCGGTGCCGGGCTGCCGATGGGGCCGCTCGCCCTGCTCGACCTGATCGGCCTGGACACCGCGTACGAAATCCTGGACACCATGTACCGGCGCGGCGGGCGCGACCGCCGCCACGCCCCCGTGCCGCTGCTCAGGCAGATGGTCACCGCCGGGCTGCTCGGCCGCAAGTCCGGCCGGGGCTTCTACACCTACGAACGGCCCGGCTCGCCGAAGGTCGTACCGGACGAGCAGACGCCGAACCCGGCGCAGGCGGCGGCAGCCGAGGCGCGCGGCATCGCGAAGGTGGGCGTGGTCGGCTCCGGCGCGCGAGCCGCCGGCCTCATCGAGGTCTTCACCAAGGCCGGTTACGAGGTCGTCTCGGTCGCGCCGGAGGCGACGCTGGAGCCGTTGGCCGACGTCGACCTGGTGATCGAGGCGGTGGCCGAGGAGTTGGCTGCCAAGAAGGCGCTGTTCGCCAGCCTGGACGAGACCTGCAAGCCGGGCGTCGTGCTGGCCACCACCACCTCGTCGCTGCCGGTGATCGAGGTGGCGATGGCCACCCAGCGTCCGGCGGACGTGCTGGGCCTGCACTTCCTCGATCCCGCGCCGACCACGCCGCTGGTGGAGATCGTGCGGACCATCCGTACCTCGGCGCAGACCGCCGCCACCGCTCGGGCGGTCTGTGCCGCCCTCGGCAAGACCGGCGTGACCTGCGGCGACCGGGCCGGGTTCATCGTCAACGCGCTGCTGTTCCCCTACCTCAACGACGCGGTGCGGATGCTGGAGGCCAACTACTCGACCGTCGACGACATCGACCACGCGATGAAGCTCGGCTGCGCCTACCCGACGGGCCCGTTCGAGCTGCTCGACGCGGTCGGCCTGGACGTGGCGCTGGACATCCAACGCAAGCTCTACCTGGAATCACGCGAACCCGGCCTGGCCCCGGCACCGCTGCTGGAGCATCTGGTCACCGCCGGCCACCTCGGCCAGAAAACCGGCCGCGGCTTCCGCTGA
- a CDS encoding FHA domain-containing protein, translating to MKENPQLSPLLTVSKGPMRGVGFRLSRQPQVIGRDPRVDIVMRDPHLSRRHVEIRLTDEGVALKDLGSTNGTWVNGDRSTGVTRLSDGDVIRLGRTELRFHDPGVARTDPVGLSFGAARTTRQQTLMLPLTTADATAGPDVDERYPSAAGDRAPASAVTS from the coding sequence ATGAAGGAGAATCCGCAGCTATCGCCGCTGCTGACAGTATCGAAGGGCCCGATGCGCGGGGTCGGGTTCCGATTGAGCCGGCAGCCGCAGGTGATCGGCCGGGACCCGAGGGTCGACATCGTCATGCGCGACCCGCACCTGAGCCGGCGGCACGTCGAGATCCGGCTCACCGACGAAGGGGTGGCGCTGAAGGATCTGGGCTCCACGAATGGCACCTGGGTGAACGGCGACCGGAGCACCGGCGTGACCCGACTCAGCGACGGTGACGTGATCCGGCTCGGCCGTACCGAGCTGCGGTTCCATGATCCGGGGGTGGCGCGGACCGATCCGGTGGGGCTGAGCTTCGGTGCGGCCCGGACGACTCGACAACAGACCCTGATGCTTCCCCTGACCACGGCCGACGCGACCGCCGGGCCGGACGTCGACGAGCGGTACCCATCCGCTGCCGGCGACCGGGCACCCGCTTCGGCGGTCACCTCCTAG
- a CDS encoding aldehyde dehydrogenase family protein — protein MKAVQLAGSVVIEGNQLVSTSPATGGEAGRVPIADTAEVVRAVEQARAAGQWWAGLGFTGRRERLMRWRRLLAQRMEQLAELVHAEGGKPIPDALVEIVTSVEHVDWAARNARRVLGPRRVRSRLVLAEFSAHLEYQPYGVVGVIGPWNYPVFTPIGSAAYALAAGNTVVFKPSEYTPVVGQWLVDTFAEVVPEQPVFTAVHGLGDVGAALCRAGLDKLAFTGSTATAKKVMAACAETLTPVLVEAGGKDAMIVDADADLDAAAEACVWGAMTNAGQTCIGIERVYAVEPVFDAFVEKVVERAGRLTVGAEGADIGPITMPSQLDVIRRHISDALARGGRAALGGPEAVQPPYAHPTVLVDVPEDSAAVREETFGPTLTVNRVRDPDEAIARANALPYGLGGSVFGRRRAVAIARRLRSGMASVNSTLTFAGMSTLPFGGVGESGFGRIHGEDGLREFARAKAVTRRRARSLLPSTTFERTPTDVARLVRVIKTLYGR, from the coding sequence ATGAAGGCTGTGCAGCTGGCCGGCAGCGTGGTGATCGAGGGCAACCAGCTGGTTTCGACCAGCCCGGCGACGGGCGGCGAGGCGGGACGGGTCCCGATCGCCGACACGGCCGAGGTCGTACGCGCCGTCGAGCAGGCCCGCGCCGCAGGTCAGTGGTGGGCGGGGCTCGGCTTCACCGGCCGGCGCGAACGGCTCATGCGCTGGCGACGCCTGCTCGCCCAGCGGATGGAGCAACTGGCGGAGCTGGTGCACGCCGAGGGCGGCAAGCCGATCCCGGACGCGCTCGTCGAGATCGTCACCTCGGTGGAGCACGTCGACTGGGCGGCGCGCAACGCACGTCGGGTGCTCGGTCCCCGCCGGGTCCGCTCCCGGCTGGTCCTGGCCGAGTTCTCGGCCCACCTGGAGTACCAGCCGTACGGGGTGGTCGGGGTCATCGGCCCCTGGAACTACCCCGTTTTCACCCCGATCGGCTCCGCCGCGTACGCGCTTGCCGCCGGCAACACGGTGGTCTTCAAACCCAGCGAGTACACCCCGGTCGTCGGGCAGTGGCTTGTCGACACCTTCGCCGAGGTGGTGCCCGAGCAGCCGGTGTTCACCGCGGTACACGGGCTCGGCGACGTCGGCGCGGCACTGTGCCGGGCCGGTCTCGACAAGCTCGCCTTCACCGGTTCGACGGCGACCGCGAAGAAGGTGATGGCGGCCTGCGCCGAGACCCTGACTCCGGTGCTCGTGGAGGCCGGCGGCAAGGACGCGATGATCGTGGACGCCGACGCCGACCTGGACGCCGCCGCCGAGGCGTGCGTCTGGGGCGCGATGACCAACGCCGGCCAGACCTGCATCGGCATCGAGCGGGTCTACGCCGTCGAGCCGGTCTTCGACGCCTTCGTCGAGAAGGTCGTCGAACGCGCCGGGCGGCTCACCGTCGGTGCGGAGGGTGCCGACATCGGCCCGATCACCATGCCGAGCCAACTCGACGTCATCCGCCGGCACATCTCCGACGCCCTGGCCCGGGGCGGTCGGGCGGCCCTGGGCGGGCCGGAGGCGGTGCAGCCGCCGTACGCGCACCCCACCGTGCTTGTGGACGTGCCCGAGGACTCCGCCGCGGTCCGCGAGGAGACCTTCGGGCCCACCCTCACCGTCAACCGGGTCCGCGACCCGGACGAGGCGATCGCCCGCGCCAACGCCCTGCCGTACGGTCTGGGTGGCTCCGTCTTCGGTCGACGCCGCGCGGTGGCCATCGCGCGGCGCTTGCGCTCCGGGATGGCCTCGGTCAACTCGACCCTCACCTTCGCCGGGATGTCCACCCTGCCGTTCGGCGGGGTCGGCGAGTCCGGTTTCGGCCGGATCCACGGCGAGGACGGGCTGCGCGAGTTCGCCCGCGCCAAGGCGGTCACCCGCCGCCGGGCCCGGTCGCTGCTGCCCTCGACGACCTTCGAGCGGACCCCGACCGACGTCGCCCGCCTGGTCAGGGTGATCAAGACGCTGTACGGCAGGTGA
- the nucS gene encoding endonuclease NucS, with the protein MRLVIAKCSVDYVGRLSAHLPPATRLLMVKADGSVSIHADDRAYKPLNWMSPPCRLEEAPGVWRVVNKAGEELRITLEEIFQDTSYDLGVDPGLRKDGVEAHLQELLAANPETLGEGFTLIRREYMTAIGPVDLLCRDANQGTVAVEVKRRGEIDGVEQLTRYLELLNRDPLLAPVTGIFAAQEIKPQARVLATDRGIRCVVLDYHRLRGIERDELTLF; encoded by the coding sequence GTGCGGTTGGTGATTGCGAAGTGCTCGGTGGACTATGTCGGACGACTCTCGGCCCACCTGCCGCCGGCCACCCGGCTGTTGATGGTGAAGGCGGACGGGTCGGTCTCCATCCACGCCGACGACCGGGCGTACAAGCCGTTGAACTGGATGAGTCCGCCGTGCCGGCTGGAGGAGGCGCCCGGGGTCTGGCGGGTGGTGAACAAGGCCGGCGAGGAACTGCGGATCACCCTGGAGGAGATCTTCCAGGACACCTCGTACGACCTGGGTGTCGATCCCGGGCTGCGCAAGGACGGCGTCGAGGCGCACCTACAGGAACTGCTGGCGGCCAACCCGGAGACCCTGGGCGAGGGGTTCACCCTCATCCGGCGCGAGTACATGACCGCCATCGGCCCGGTCGACCTGCTCTGCCGGGACGCCAACCAGGGCACCGTCGCGGTCGAGGTGAAGCGCCGCGGTGAGATCGACGGCGTGGAGCAGCTCACCCGCTACCTGGAACTGCTCAACCGGGACCCGCTGCTCGCCCCGGTGACCGGCATCTTCGCCGCGCAGGAGATCAAACCGCAGGCTCGGGTGCTCGCCACGGACCGCGGCATCCGCTGCGTGGTGCTGGACTACCACCGGCTACGCGGCATCGAGCGCGACGAACTCACCCTCTTCTAG
- a CDS encoding DUF4126 domain-containing protein, protein MLELLTGTGLAASAGLNAYVPLLVTGLLARYTSVIDLPGGWQWLGNEWVLGILAVLLAVEVVADKVPVVDHINDVVQTVVRPTAGGLAFGAGSAAETVTVTDPDSFFGSTGQWLPVLVGVLIALGVHLLKSAARPVINATTAGFGAPVASTAEDATSVLMSLVAIILPVLVLAFLVGFVLFLPWFLRRRADRRRERQAARDAGFRV, encoded by the coding sequence GTGCTCGAATTGCTCACCGGTACCGGCCTCGCCGCCTCGGCGGGACTCAACGCGTACGTTCCCCTGCTGGTGACGGGTCTGCTGGCCCGCTACACAAGCGTGATCGACCTGCCCGGCGGCTGGCAGTGGCTCGGCAACGAGTGGGTGCTGGGCATCCTCGCCGTGCTGCTCGCCGTGGAGGTCGTCGCGGACAAGGTGCCGGTCGTCGACCACATCAACGACGTGGTGCAGACCGTGGTCCGACCGACCGCCGGCGGACTGGCGTTCGGCGCGGGTTCCGCCGCCGAAACGGTGACGGTGACCGACCCGGACAGCTTCTTCGGCAGCACCGGCCAGTGGCTGCCGGTGCTGGTCGGGGTGCTCATCGCGCTCGGCGTACACCTGCTCAAGTCCGCCGCCCGACCGGTGATCAATGCAACCACGGCCGGCTTCGGCGCCCCGGTGGCCAGCACCGCCGAGGACGCCACAAGCGTGCTGATGTCGCTCGTCGCGATCATCCTGCCGGTGCTGGTGCTGGCGTTTCTGGTCGGCTTCGTCCTCTTCCTGCCCTGGTTCCTCAGGCGGCGGGCGGACCGCCGCCGGGAGCGCCAGGCCGCCCGGGACGCCGGCTTCCGGGTCTGA
- a CDS encoding polysaccharide deacetylase family protein, producing the protein MSGRISRGPLIATAAAVISAVALLVVTNPLRQPDGVGAFVDPAAGDRAALVDQSQGPDGSATTGTPTPAGAGPADTSAPPTDTPPGATPPGTLPPVVDHGPRTGNKVALTFDADMTDAMRYQLRSGAVRSYANLKIIERLEQDAVPATFFLTGKWVEQYPEVTRRIADNPRFELANHTYGHLAFTGDCYGLPRIARRKMTDDVARTFDIVAAYGGRQTRYFRFPGLCHDRTALTELAPLGLTVVDGDVVSGDPFATAWRPIVRAVLDGVRPGSVIVLHVTEANAPMTDEALPHILAGLAERGLEPAPLSEVLGAPAVAPAR; encoded by the coding sequence GTGTCCGGAAGAATCTCCCGCGGTCCGCTCATCGCGACCGCCGCCGCCGTGATCAGTGCGGTGGCCCTGCTGGTCGTCACGAATCCACTTAGGCAGCCCGACGGCGTCGGCGCCTTCGTCGACCCCGCCGCCGGAGACCGGGCGGCTCTCGTCGACCAGAGCCAGGGGCCGGACGGGTCCGCGACGACTGGCACTCCGACCCCCGCCGGGGCGGGTCCGGCGGACACGTCGGCCCCGCCGACCGACACCCCGCCCGGGGCGACCCCGCCGGGAACCCTGCCGCCGGTGGTCGACCACGGCCCGCGTACCGGCAACAAGGTGGCGCTCACCTTCGACGCGGACATGACCGACGCCATGCGGTACCAACTGCGCAGCGGTGCCGTCCGGTCGTACGCGAATCTGAAGATCATCGAACGGCTGGAGCAGGACGCGGTGCCGGCCACCTTCTTCCTGACCGGCAAGTGGGTCGAGCAGTACCCGGAGGTGACCCGGCGGATCGCCGACAATCCCCGCTTCGAGTTGGCCAACCACACCTACGGGCACCTGGCCTTCACCGGGGACTGCTACGGGCTGCCCCGGATCGCGCGGCGGAAGATGACCGACGACGTGGCTCGCACCTTCGACATCGTGGCCGCGTACGGCGGTCGGCAGACCCGCTACTTCCGCTTCCCCGGGCTCTGCCACGACCGGACCGCGCTCACCGAACTGGCCCCGCTCGGCCTCACGGTCGTCGACGGCGACGTGGTGAGCGGAGATCCCTTCGCGACCGCCTGGCGACCGATCGTGCGGGCCGTACTGGACGGAGTACGACCCGGCTCGGTGATCGTCCTGCACGTGACGGAGGCCAACGCGCCGATGACCGACGAGGCGCTGCCGCACATCCTGGCCGGACTCGCCGAACGCGGCCTCGAACCGGCACCGCTCTCCGAGGTCCTCGGCGCCCCGGCGGTCGCGCCAGCCAGGTAG
- a CDS encoding DUF1540 domain-containing protein has protein sequence MTAAMEMPRVQECVVAACAYNHTGDCHAFAITIGSMDHAHCHTFIEMPTVRAGADGQVAQVGACQRADCRHNEQLECHAPSIRVGPDADMADCMTYASR, from the coding sequence ATGACCGCAGCGATGGAGATGCCCCGGGTCCAGGAATGTGTGGTGGCCGCCTGCGCGTACAACCACACCGGCGACTGCCACGCCTTCGCCATCACGATCGGCAGCATGGACCACGCCCACTGCCACACCTTCATCGAGATGCCCACCGTCCGCGCGGGCGCGGACGGGCAGGTCGCCCAGGTGGGCGCGTGCCAGCGCGCCGACTGCCGCCACAACGAACAGCTGGAGTGCCACGCCCCGTCCATCCGGGTCGGCCCGGACGCAGACATGGCGGACTGCATGACGTACGCCAGCCGCTGA
- a CDS encoding ABC transporter permease: MTTTTNPATPVTAPASRRLGPASLALRQGRLEIRQFLRSRESVVFTLGFPIIMVLIFASIFNDEIAPGVSYTQYFVTGMIATGLMTVSFQNLGIWIPIERDRGVLKRYRGTPMPKWVWFAGKVIMVLVTGVVMTALLLAVSVVLFDLDLPGTATAWLTFGWVSALGITACTLCGIAISSLARTARSGSAVVTPVALVLQFISGVFFVFTNLPTWMQQVAAIFPLKWMCQGLRAVFLPESFGAQEPGGSFELTRVALVLAAWCVIGLVLCVTTFRWTARRDG, from the coding sequence ATGACCACCACGACGAATCCGGCGACGCCGGTCACCGCCCCGGCGTCCCGTCGGCTCGGTCCGGCCAGCCTGGCGCTGCGGCAGGGGCGGCTGGAGATCCGGCAGTTCCTGCGCAGCCGGGAATCCGTGGTGTTCACCCTGGGCTTCCCGATCATCATGGTGCTGATCTTCGCGTCGATCTTCAACGACGAGATCGCGCCGGGGGTGAGCTACACGCAGTACTTCGTCACCGGCATGATCGCGACCGGTCTGATGACCGTCAGCTTCCAGAACCTCGGCATCTGGATCCCGATCGAGCGGGACCGTGGCGTGCTCAAGCGCTACCGGGGTACGCCGATGCCGAAGTGGGTGTGGTTCGCCGGCAAGGTGATCATGGTGTTGGTGACCGGCGTGGTGATGACGGCCCTGTTGCTTGCCGTCTCGGTCGTCCTGTTCGACCTGGACCTGCCGGGCACCGCGACCGCCTGGTTGACCTTCGGTTGGGTCAGCGCCCTGGGTATCACCGCCTGCACCCTCTGCGGCATCGCGATCTCGTCGCTGGCCCGTACCGCCCGCAGTGGCTCGGCCGTGGTCACCCCGGTGGCGCTGGTGCTTCAGTTCATCTCGGGGGTCTTCTTCGTCTTCACCAACCTGCCGACCTGGATGCAGCAGGTGGCGGCGATCTTCCCGCTCAAGTGGATGTGCCAGGGGCTGCGCGCGGTCTTCCTGCCGGAGAGCTTCGGCGCCCAGGAACCCGGCGGCTCGTTCGAGTTGACCCGGGTCGCCCTGGTCCTGGCGGCCTGGTGCGTGATCGGCCTGGTGCTCTGTGTCACCACCTTCCGCTGGACCGCCCGCCGCGACGGCTGA
- a CDS encoding ABC transporter ATP-binding protein translates to MSDEVAIRVRGLRKAYGANVAVAGLDLDVHRGEVFALLGPNGAGKTTTVEILEGYRRRDDGEVQVLGLDPDLVFGSRPRGSQGCSAADWRSRVGIVLQGTGEFDELTVAEVVSHFAGFYPGGDDPDKVIERVGLTGKARARTHSLSGGQKRRLDVALGIIGRPELLFLDEPTTGFDPEARREFWELIRDLSAAGTTIVLTTHYLDEAEALADRVGVIAGGRLIEVATPASLGNRQDALATVSWRTPEGRVESAQSATPTALVTELATRFGGEVPGLTVTRPTLEDIYLRMIGHR, encoded by the coding sequence ATGAGTGACGAGGTCGCGATCCGGGTCCGGGGGTTGCGCAAGGCGTACGGCGCGAACGTCGCGGTGGCGGGGCTGGACCTGGACGTCCATCGGGGCGAGGTGTTCGCCCTGCTCGGGCCGAACGGCGCGGGCAAGACCACCACGGTGGAGATCCTGGAAGGCTACCGTCGCCGGGACGACGGCGAGGTGCAGGTGCTGGGCCTGGACCCGGACCTGGTCTTCGGTTCGCGCCCGCGAGGCTCGCAGGGGTGCTCGGCGGCGGACTGGCGGAGCCGGGTCGGCATCGTGTTGCAGGGCACCGGCGAGTTCGACGAGTTGACCGTCGCCGAGGTGGTCAGCCACTTCGCCGGTTTCTACCCGGGCGGTGACGATCCGGACAAGGTGATCGAGCGGGTCGGACTGACTGGCAAGGCCCGCGCCCGTACGCACAGCCTCTCCGGCGGACAGAAGCGGCGGCTGGACGTGGCGCTGGGCATCATCGGCCGCCCCGAGTTGCTCTTCCTGGACGAGCCGACCACCGGCTTCGACCCGGAGGCCCGGCGGGAGTTCTGGGAGCTGATCCGGGATCTTTCCGCCGCCGGCACCACAATCGTGCTCACCACGCACTACCTGGACGAGGCCGAGGCGCTAGCCGACCGGGTCGGCGTGATCGCCGGTGGTCGGCTGATCGAGGTGGCCACCCCGGCCAGCCTGGGCAACCGGCAGGATGCGTTGGCCACGGTCTCCTGGCGTACGCCGGAAGGTCGGGTCGAGAGCGCGCAGAGCGCGACGCCGACGGCGCTGGTGACCGAGTTGGCCACGCGCTTCGGTGGCGAGGTGCCGGGCCTGACCGTCACCCGGCCCACCCTGGAAGACATCTACCTGCGGATGATCGGACACCGATGA